A single Chloroflexota bacterium DNA region contains:
- a CDS encoding helix-turn-helix transcriptional regulator translates to MDDLRVGTSIRVIRIRRRMRQEDVALAAGVSRATVSRAERGHVGSISLDTLRSVCASLDIRVDLVPRWRGGDLERVVNARHAAMHEAIARAFRDRAGWTVQPEVSFSQFGERGVIDLLAWHADRRSLLIVELKTELVDINDLMATMDRRRRLAPAIGQARQWVPASVGVWVVMAGTMTNRRRLAEHSTVLRAAFPAARPAMSRWLLDPVGPIAGLTFLSGAHQRNVGEPIGAIRRVTRARSASGVPEVSG, encoded by the coding sequence GTGGACGATCTCCGAGTCGGGACAAGTATTCGAGTGATCCGCATCCGGCGGCGGATGCGCCAGGAGGACGTGGCGCTGGCCGCCGGCGTATCGCGCGCGACGGTCTCGCGGGCCGAACGAGGGCACGTGGGGTCGATCTCGCTTGACACGCTCCGCTCGGTCTGCGCGTCGCTCGACATCCGGGTCGATCTCGTACCGCGCTGGCGGGGCGGCGACCTCGAACGCGTCGTCAATGCGCGCCATGCGGCGATGCACGAGGCGATCGCCCGCGCGTTCCGCGACCGCGCGGGCTGGACGGTGCAACCCGAGGTGTCCTTCTCGCAGTTCGGCGAACGCGGGGTGATCGACCTGCTCGCGTGGCATGCGGATCGGCGATCGCTCCTCATCGTGGAGCTGAAGACCGAGCTCGTCGACATCAATGACCTGATGGCCACGATGGACCGGCGGCGACGGCTGGCCCCAGCGATCGGGCAGGCCCGCCAGTGGGTGCCGGCTTCGGTGGGAGTCTGGGTCGTCATGGCCGGCACGATGACGAACCGGCGGCGCCTCGCCGAGCACTCGACCGTGCTGCGGGCCGCGTTTCCGGCGGCTCGGCCCGCGATGAGTCGGTGGCTCCTCGACCCGGTCGGGCCGATCGCCGGGCTCACGTTTCTCTCAGGCGCTCACCAGCGGAACGTTGGTGAGCCGATCGGCGCCATCCGACGGGTTACGCGGGCCAGATCCGCCTCGGGCGTTCCTGAGGTAAGCGGATGA